Part of the Catalinimonas alkaloidigena genome is shown below.
TTGGTGGACATGGACTTACCTCAAAAGTCAGAGGCCTGCTTAATAATGCTTAAGCACTATTTATTTTAATTAAATCAAGCCTGAGCTGCTTTATACTTTTAGGGATGAATTTTTTTAAATATCACAATTAACCCCCAGGGGGCTTCAGATCAGACCGGAGAGGTGAAAAAAACAAACTCCTGACTGTTCAGCTTTTGCGCATTCCAGTACAATAACCGGTACAGCAAAGGAGTTTGTTATCACAATCTACCACAAAATTAAAGATCAGGAAAAGTAGTTTAAATATTGGTCATGGTAACTCCCAAATGGCAGTGGCCATATGATAACGCTGATGGCTGCTAGCCTCTGCCGCATAGTAAGCAGTAACTATTTTACCGTCAGGTCGCTGCACTGATGCCGGATAACCTAAATCCCAGGTATCGAGATCGTTCACGATCTGAATTTCATCACTCCAGCTTTTCCCTTCATCCTCACTTATCTTTATCGCAACGCCATAGCTTCCAGCTATACGGTTACCATAAGTGATCAGTAATTTACCGTCGTCGAGACGCATCAGGTGAGCAGGGTGTTGTTTTTCCTGTGTCAGTGGCCCTTCCAGCGTCCAGGTTTTGCCATCGTCAGTACTGCGAAAAAGATCAGTAGCAGCACCGGCTCTCCACCTTCGGGCAGCGGCAATCCACTCTCCATCTCCTAAATGAAATAATGCGGTCTCATTATGCCCACCGCTAAAGGCAGTGTCACCCTGCCCATCACTGATCACAGACATCTGCTCCCAGCTTACACCATCATCATCACTACGGAACATCACTACGATATTGATGCGCTCTTCATTTATCGTTTGGCCTGCATAAGCCAGCATACGGAGTGAACCATCTTCCGCAGGAAGGATATCACCAAAAGGAATGAATTCTGAAGTTTCCTGCTCCCCACTGGAAGCAGGAAAAGTGTCTTTATCAACTTTCCAGGATTTACCGCCATCCGAAGAACGAGCTACCCAGGGTCGGAGCACTGAAACTAATTTATAGTCATGATCATATTCTTCAGTGCGGGTCGCAGGCTCTAATGACCAACCGGATGGTATCACAATCAAATCACCGTTATTTGCCAGGCCAGCAGCCAGGTTCATCCGGTTTGTCATCGGGTCCGGGCTCACCGGACTACCAGTTTTTTCCCAAAATACGCCATCTTTACTCGCCCAGCATTCCACTTCACCAATGGTACGCGCATGACTGGGCTGGTTGAATATTGAAGCTATGATGGTACCATCTTTTAGGGTAGTCAGGTTGGGCCAGGCGCAGACATTGTCAATAGCAATAAAACGGCGCTCAACTTTTGCCATCTGTACACTATCCGTAGAATCCGGAGCAGTGGTCAATATAGCATGACTTTCTTCCTGAGGACTCTCTTTTTTGTCACAGCTAACAGTAAAAATAAGTAGTAAAAGCAAATAGAATGAAAAATCGTAAGCTTTTCTATTGTTCATATTTGAGTAGTTTTATGATCGTTAATCAAATTACTTATAATTACGCGAATTCAATTTACTCTATTTCCAATATAGTTCCGGCTATGTGTCGGGTACCATCCTCAATATTATAATAATAGGTGACAAGCACTCTCTTTTCATCCAGTTGAACTGACCAGGGATAACCGATGTCTGTTGTCCCTCCATCTTCACGTAATATAATCTCCGGAGCCGTTGCATAGTCTGTGCACTCAGGGTTCAGGATACGCGCCCGGATGCCTAGTGGCTCATGCCTGTAACCATAGACGAGCAGTACGCGCTTGTCCGGCAAGCGCATCGCCTGCAGAGGATGCCCCTTAAAACCCATACTTTTCCAGGGCTGGAAGCTTTTGCCTCCATCTGTAGATCGGGCGATACAGGCCTGTCCATCAAAATTAGCAGTCCTCAAAAAGGCCACAAGGTCCCCTTTGGGAGTCTCATAAATAGAAGTTTCATTAAAAGCGACCTCATCATCTACTGCTACCGGACATGAGTATTTCCAGGTGAAGCCCTGATCTTCAGAGATTAAGAGATAGTTAGAAGTCCGCTTGGAATTTTCGGTCAGAGCAGCTACCACCCAAAAGATACGGCCGTCCTTACCTTCGTACAAAGCGCCTCGGTTATGAGCGGGCATGGGCATACCCAGCGCATTGTAGCGAGATTCCGGCTCAATAGTGGGTGGAAAAAATGGTCCTTCCCAGCTATGTCCCATATCTGCGGATCGTAAGCTATAACCTCCAAATGCGATAGAGCCAGGCAAGTTTTCACTGAAGGGCTTTTTAAGATTAGGGACTCCGTCAGGGCGCACAAATGTCCAGGCATAGGACATACAAAGTAAATTTCCATTGCGCAATTGCAAGAGGCAGGGATCCTGTGATCCACCAAACGCAAACGCATGAATGAGTTCTGGTTTCTGCCCCCATTCTTCACCATTGCTGGAGCGTAGGCCTACCAGATAGCTATTAGGGTCTACATGATAAGTTTTTTCTTCTTCAAATATTTTCCGATCAGGGGCTCGCCGGAAGGCCAGGAAAAACTCTCCATCGGCTAATCTCACCACAGAAGGGAAGGCAGCATGGAACATAGAATCCTGATAGATAATAATATCTTTGATTTTGCGTACCCCAAGCGTACTACTGTCTCCCTCTGAAAAGAAAGAATTACCCCAACGCCCATAAACGGGGGTATTCAATCCCAGACAAACTACACCCAAGAAAAGTAAAACAGAAAAAAACTTGTTTAAGGTAATTAATTTTTGAAGCATTATGTCATTTTTTAGTTTGCCTGATAGGCCGGGTTCTGCTCTACAAGAGGTTCCAGACTTAAAACAGAAGTGGATATTGGAAATAATATTTTACCTTCAGGATCATCAAGTGCTGCCAGACCCGGCAACATTTCCACGGCTTTATCAAAACGCACAAGGTCCCACCAGCGCTTGCCTTCAAATCCAAATTCAAGTTTTCTTTCCTCCAGAATGGCCGCATCATTCTCCTCTGCAGAACCATTGACAAACACATGCGCAGCAAAAGCATCTCCGTAAGCTCTTTGTCGTATCATATTCATTTCTGCTGAGGGGTCCTGCCCCAGCCCGTTTTTGGCTTCCGCTTTCATCAAAAGTACATCCGCGTACCGGAATAGAATGTAGTCATCCAGGAACAGTCGGCTTCCACTGACTACTGTACCTCTCCCTTTTACATTCACGGTAGTATAGTAGCTCCCATCGTTAAGATAAATTTCAAAGAAGGTAGCATCCTTTCTGCTATCATCAGTGCTAAAAGAGTCTTTGAATGAATCGGTAGGCACAGTAATGTTGTTTCCCCCGATAGGCAAAAGAAAATCCTGTGTTTCAGAAGTAATATCACTGGGTAACGCACTTTGAATCAGGTACATATCAGCGAAGTAATTGTCACCCGTTTCATACTGTGCAAACTTTACGGACATCAGAATCTCTTCATTGGCTTTGTTGTCATAGTTAAAGATGTCCGAATAGTCAGTTACTAAAGCAACATCTGCTGTTTCTATTTCTTCCAGGGCAGTGAGCGCCGTATTCAGATCGGTAGCCCCACCACCCAGCTGTTTTGCTGTCCAAAGATACACCTCTCCTTTCAGTGCGTTTACTGAAGGTTTAGACCACATGGTCCGGCCAGAGGCAAAAGTATTATCCGGAAAAAGATCCAAAGAAGTATCTATATCTGATTTGATCAGGGAGAATACATTCTCTACAGGCTCACGTTCTTTGATCGTAATTTCTGCGCTTACTCCCTCTACAGGTTCAGTACGTATGATCAGATCACCCCAGGTTTTGGACATCACAAAATATGTATATGCCCGCATGGCATAAGCCTGTGCCAGAATCAGGTTTTTATTAGCATCATCCGTAAACTCAATTTCAGGTACGTACTTGATGATCAGGTTTGCGCTATTGATCAGGGTATAAAAACTCTGCCAGCTGGGCCCTGCATTATCAGGTGTTAACAAGTGATTATAATATTTATCCCATCCTCCTGAACCCACTGTTCCTAACTGAAGTATGTCAGCACGTGCTTCTCCCACATAATACAGATTTCTGGAAGCGATGGTACGTAGGTTAACGTACATGCCTACCAGGGCTCCCTGAGCATCTCCCTCTGTTTTCCAGAAAGAGTTGGAGGTGATTACACTGGTTGGGTCTACTTCCAACTGATCTGAGCAGGAAGTGATGATAAATATGGACATGATAAGCATGCCGATTCGCTGTATCTTTTTCATGAATTCTTGCTTTAAAGGTTTTGTTAGAAGGTTATATTAGCACCAAAGGTAATATTTCTGGGAACAGGATAGCGTCCATAATCCCTACCTCCTTCCTCTGGGTTCAACCCTTTGTAATTAGAAAAATAATGCAGATTATTTCCGGTCGCATTCAGGCGAATGCTATATACTTTGATTTTTTCCAAAAGCGCAGCGGGGACATTATAAGTCAATGTCAGCTCCCGAACTGCCAGGAAGTTACCTGACTCATAGTAAAACTGTCCCAGACGGGAAGGAGAAATATCGGATGCTCCTCTTGCACTGTACCATCCATAAACTGACATATTGGTAATATCGCCTTGCTGTTTCCATGATTGGTCAACCATCTCCTGCGTCATGTTCATGTTCAGCTTCCACATACCATTCATAAATCCACGGGCGTAATTTTGTATTGTATGACCTGTGGTAAAGTCAAAGCGTGCCAGCAAAGAGAAGTTTTTGTAGCTCAGGGTATTGGTGAAGCCACCTGTCCATTCAGGGTAAATATTGCCCATATATACCATATCTCTGGAATCTATGGTGCCATTGCCGTCTGTATCCTGCCAGATGATATTCCCTCCTCTTTTTTCCTGAACACTGGCTCTGATATCTGCTGGTGCTGACACCGCATCCTCATCGGTGGCGTATACCCCTAACTGA
Proteins encoded:
- a CDS encoding sialidase family protein — protein: MNNRKAYDFSFYLLLLLIFTVSCDKKESPQEESHAILTTAPDSTDSVQMAKVERRFIAIDNVCAWPNLTTLKDGTIIASIFNQPSHARTIGEVECWASKDGVFWEKTGSPVSPDPMTNRMNLAAGLANNGDLIVIPSGWSLEPATRTEEYDHDYKLVSVLRPWVARSSDGGKSWKVDKDTFPASSGEQETSEFIPFGDILPAEDGSLRMLAYAGQTINEERINIVVMFRSDDDGVSWEQMSVISDGQGDTAFSGGHNETALFHLGDGEWIAAARRWRAGAATDLFRSTDDGKTWTLEGPLTQEKQHPAHLMRLDDGKLLITYGNRIAGSYGVAIKISEDEGKSWSDEIQIVNDLDTWDLGYPASVQRPDGKIVTAYYAAEASSHQRYHMATAIWELP
- a CDS encoding RagB/SusD family nutrient uptake outer membrane protein — encoded protein: MKKIQRIGMLIMSIFIITSCSDQLEVDPTSVITSNSFWKTEGDAQGALVGMYVNLRTIASRNLYYVGEARADILQLGTVGSGGWDKYYNHLLTPDNAGPSWQSFYTLINSANLIIKYVPEIEFTDDANKNLILAQAYAMRAYTYFVMSKTWGDLIIRTEPVEGVSAEITIKEREPVENVFSLIKSDIDTSLDLFPDNTFASGRTMWSKPSVNALKGEVYLWTAKQLGGGATDLNTALTALEEIETADVALVTDYSDIFNYDNKANEEILMSVKFAQYETGDNYFADMYLIQSALPSDITSETQDFLLPIGGNNITVPTDSFKDSFSTDDSRKDATFFEIYLNDGSYYTTVNVKGRGTVVSGSRLFLDDYILFRYADVLLMKAEAKNGLGQDPSAEMNMIRQRAYGDAFAAHVFVNGSAEENDAAILEERKLEFGFEGKRWWDLVRFDKAVEMLPGLAALDDPEGKILFPISTSVLSLEPLVEQNPAYQAN
- a CDS encoding sialidase family protein, yielding MLQKLITLNKFFSVLLFLGVVCLGLNTPVYGRWGNSFFSEGDSSTLGVRKIKDIIIYQDSMFHAAFPSVVRLADGEFFLAFRRAPDRKIFEEEKTYHVDPNSYLVGLRSSNGEEWGQKPELIHAFAFGGSQDPCLLQLRNGNLLCMSYAWTFVRPDGVPNLKKPFSENLPGSIAFGGYSLRSADMGHSWEGPFFPPTIEPESRYNALGMPMPAHNRGALYEGKDGRIFWVVAALTENSKRTSNYLLISEDQGFTWKYSCPVAVDDEVAFNETSIYETPKGDLVAFLRTANFDGQACIARSTDGGKSFQPWKSMGFKGHPLQAMRLPDKRVLLVYGYRHEPLGIRARILNPECTDYATAPEIILREDGGTTDIGYPWSVQLDEKRVLVTYYYNIEDGTRHIAGTILEIE